In Botrytis cinerea B05.10 chromosome 6, complete sequence, the following proteins share a genomic window:
- the Bcswr1 gene encoding Bcswr1, producing the protein MTTASEAPESEKIFDIPPIEDVLQTPKANGHAIENGDGEAPPSKRRRLSSETKTILKRKPESPPWKKVLAEGPTSFTVDGKRKSGRVNQIPLELQPPSEKRTTRGAAQKAVTSRSKQGNANGIHSSSNRDASTPGTSQTSKKSTSQNALKSPVKLSTSPKRSHRKSIPSELSSTQIRSSNKKSTITRESQSTPSNSRLRRSGRASEVIQNDFTNSSPAIEAESMAEQTPKSTPTKIRLRVKPASVPVVHPRSLPVPPKFGSFDEFWEQGQNIPVEAGGLYSAEDAVIFTEEDARKEAHTIIQLEDAVERGVLGTSLNRPEKQEPMPPQYAHQDHLVRAALHFRMLMIREQKEHLRLAKQLAEACRDEWTRRQPKSHEQLEAEERRASELRYKSVLKSLLGTWENVKAEVNRRRLVEWEAQEQARVRKALNEAVDISTQKLQARRAQQDSEEDTEDDDDEDEDANDDSDNVDNVDSDPSDDEDNMSSSESEADEENIKHEDEQLTVDELREKYAALPDIVPASDDKEMPGNGSEDEDMESDPSIDMDDDTDSSDEEEDSDEEEDNDVDEGSRADLLGFLLPSDIKDLETRQAELGPVAEVVEDMEEDSTPVVADDAMDLDTEDSEVPPMSNGESIPPLMNGTSKKSPLIEELSTSEHHDSPSKVNELLSATQPEEVPAMSPDRSSQPTPRTTETKPSEVDSASSVDLHQSSRRNTQSATPQPSNGLKTPVPFLLRGTLREYQHYGLDWLAGLYANNTNGILADEMGLGKTIQTIALLAHLACEHQVWGPHLVIVPTSVMLNWEMEFKKWCPGFKILTYYGNQEERKRKRAGWKDDDAWNVCITSYQLVIQDQQVFKRRQWHYMILDEAHNIKNFQSQRWQTMLNFNTRARLLLTGTPLQNNLTELWSLLYFLMPSDGSEQGVGGFANLKEFQDWFKKPTEQILEHGREQMDDESKAIISKLHKVLRPYLLRRLKADVEKQMPGKYEHVEFCRLSKRQRELYDSFLSRNDTRDTLASGNYLSIINCLMQLRKVCNHPDLFLDRPIMTSFPMEKSAITDFEIKDLLVRRKMFRQEPMSRVSLDFLNLVPAKHESLSGILASEINRLSARRALEVMREAQRARAQNAFTNLDPSTVKSNLVYLESASRWGRFEELQHCVYLNALRRQQKPIYGSSLIERLDLQLDQRPLQAKPKRRTKLIEWLEDSSPIMRSMIPTFTSRSQALHTTIQKFACVTPPVVARDMNSVMFTPKGVSNFQSTIATRETDPFHEARMRLSIQFPDKRLLQYDCGKLQTLDKLLRKLQAGGHRALIFTQMTKVLDILEQFLNIHGHKYLRLDGATKIEQRQILTDRFNNDTRILAFILSSRSGGLGINLTGADTVIFYDLDWNPAMDKQCQDRCHRIGQTRDVHIYRLVSEHTIEANILRKANQKRMLDDVVIQEGEFTTDYFNKMNVRDVIGEEESDLMDGDAAANAAMDRVLGGPDNDKDVRRVFAQAEDREDVAAARVAEREIDQTDAADFDENAVTTSATPGGTGTPAEGGPTPGADGTPTAEDLMEIDEDELNAWGQPVQGMDEYMLKFMSAQLANAPIELPKDKKKGKKGKDHRDRHRRR; encoded by the exons ATGACAACCGCGTCAGAAGCTCCCGAGAGTGAAAAAATCTTTG ATATACCTCCAATTGAAGATGTGCTACAAACCCCTAAAGCGAATGGACATGCgattgaaaatggagatggagaagcaCCCCCGAGCAAGAGGCGACGACTCAGCAGCGAGACAAAGACTATACTGAAGCGCAAACCCGAATCGCCTCCCTGGAAGAAAGTCTTAGCAGAAGGTCCAACCTCTTTTACTGTCGATGGGAAACGTAAATCAGGCCGTGTGAATCAGATACCATTGGAGCTACAACCTCCATCCGAGAAGAGGACAACGCGGGGCGCGGCGCAAAAGGCTGTCACCTCGAGAAGTAAACAAGGAAATGCGAATGGCATTCACTCATCTTCAAATCGAGATGCATCCACACCCGGAACCTCCCAAACTTCTAAGAAGTCTACCAGCCAAAATGCATTGAAATCCCCAGTCAAATTATCAACATCGCCAAAGCGCTCGCATCGAAAATCCATACCTTCGGAGCTGAGTTCAACACAAATACGCTCTAGCAACAAAAAATCTACGATTACTAGAGAATCACAGTCAACGCCTTCAAATTCGAGGTTGCGCCGATCGGGTCGAGCTTCTGAGGTTATTCAGAATGACTTTACGAATTCATCGCCAGCAATAGAAGCAGAGAGTATGGCAGAACAGACCCCAAAATCTACACCAACAAAAATTAGACTTCGAGTCAAGCCAGCATCCGTCCCTGTGGTACATCCAAGGTCGCTTCCGGTGCCGCCAAAATTTGGGTCTTTCGATGAGTTCTGGGAGCAGGGGCAAAATATCCCAGTGGAAGCAGGTGGGTTGTACAGCGCCGAAGATGCGGTAATTTTCACCGAGGAAGATGCCAGAAAAGAGGCCCATACAATCATACAGCTTGAAGATGCGGTGGAACGTGGTGTTTTGGGGACTTCATTAAATCGTCCTGAGAAACAAGAGCCCATGCCGCCACAGTATGCCCACCAAGATCATCTTGTAAGAGCTGCCCTCCATTTCAGGATGCTCATGATCAGGGAACAAAAAGAACATCTAAGGCTCGCGAAACAACTCGCCGAGGCATGCAGAGATGAATGGACCCGGCGACAGCCAAAGTCTCATGAACAACTGGAGGCGGAGGAAAGAAGGGCGTCTGAATTGCGTTATAAAAGCGTGCTTAAGAGTCTCTTGGGTACCTGGGAAAATGTTAAAGCAGAGGTCAATCGGCGGCGCCTAGTCGAATGGGAGGCACAGGAACAGGCTCGGGTACGAAAAGCCCTCAACGAAGCTGTGGATATTTCTACACAAAAGCTTCAGGCTCGCAGAGCGCAACAGGATTCGGAAGAAGACActgaagatgacgatgatgaagatgaggatgcaAATGATGATTCTGATAATGTCGATAATGTCGATTCTGACCCTAgtgacgatgaagataataTGTCCTCTTCGGAATCGGAGGCTGACGAAGAGAATATCAAACACGAGGATGAGCAACTTACTGTTGATGAACTGCGCGAAAAATACGCCGCCCTACCAGATATTGTGCCAGCCAGCGATGACAAAGAAATGCCTGGAAACGGcagcgaagatgaagacatgGAAAGCGATCCTTCTATAGACATGGATGATGACACAGATTCTAGCGACGAAGAGGAGGACAgcgatgaggaagaggacaATGACGTGGATGAAGGGAGCCGTGCTGATcttcttggatttcttttacCTTCCGATATCAAAGATCTTGAAACGAGGCAAGCTGAGTTGGGGCCAGTTGCAGAAGTGGTGGAAGATATGGAAGAAGACTCAACTCCAGTCGTAGCAGACGACGCAATGGACTTAGATACCGAGGATAGTGAAGTTCCCCCCATGTCCAATGGAGAATCTATACCGCCTTTAATGAATGGAACATCCAAAAAGTCACCTCTAATCGAAGAACTGTCCACAAGTGAGCACCATGATTCACCTAGCAAGGTAAATGAATTGTTATCTGCAACTCAACCAGAAGAGGTCCCAGCGATGAGTCCCGATCGAAGCAGCCAGCCTACTCCAAGAACAACCGAAACTAAGCCCTCAGAGGTGGATTCGGCATCATCTGTGGATCTTCATCAAAGTAGTCGCCGCAACACACAGAGCGCAACTCCACAACCTTCAAACGGACTGAAAACTCCCGTTCCCTTCCTCCTACGTGGCACCCTTAGAGAATATCAACACTATGGTTTGGATTGGCTTGCTGGTCTTTATGCGAACAACACAAACGGCATTCTAgcagatgagatgggattgggGAAAACAATTCAGACCATAGCCTTATTAGCTCATTTGGCCTGCGAACACCAAGTTTGGGGCCCGCATCTTGTCATCGTACCCACTAGTGTTATGCTCAACTGGGAAATGGAATTCAAAAAGTGGTGTCCAGGTTTCAAAATCCTAACTTACTACGGGAAtcaggaagagagaaaacgCAAGCGTGCTGGCTGgaaggatgatgatgcttgGAATGTATGCATTACATCATACCAACTTGTCATTCAGGATCAGCAAGTGTTCAAGCGACGACAGTGGCACTACATGATCCTTGATGAAGCCCACAACATCAAGAACTTTCAATCTCAAAGGTGGCAAACTATGTTGAATTTCAATACTCGAGCGCGGTTATTACTAACCGGTACTCCTTTGCAAAATAACTTGACGGAATTATGGTCCTTACTCTACTTCTTGATGCCCTCGGATGGAAGCGAGCAAGGTGTTGGTGGGTTTgcaaatttgaaagaattccAGGACTGGTTTAAGAAGCCGACGGAACAAATCTTGGAGCATGGCAGGGAGcaaatggatgatgaatcGAAGGCAATCATTAGCAAACTTCACAAGGTTCTCAGGCCTTACCTTCTCAGGAGATTGAAAGCAGATGTCGAAAAACAAATGCCCGGAAAGTACGAGCACGTTGAGTTTTGCCGTTTGTCCAAAAGACAACGTGAGCTCTATGATAGCTTTCTGAGTCGAAATGATACCAGAGATACCCTTGCATCGGGTAATTatctttccatcatcaatTGTTTGATGCAACTGCGAAAGGTTTGTAATCATCCGGATCTCTTTCTAGATCGACCCATTATGACTTCTTTTCCCATGGAAAAATCTGCGATCACCGACTTCGAGATTAAGGATCTTCTAGTTCGTAGAAAAATGTTCCGTCAGGAGCCTATGTCTAGAGTTAgcttggatttcttgaatCTCGTGCCTGCGAAGCATGAATCCTTGTCTGGTATCTTGGCCTCTGAAATCAACAGACTCAGTGCCCGGCGTGCTCTAGAAGTAATGAGGGAGGCTCAGCGTGCAAGAGCCCAGAATGCATTTACCAACCTCGACCCTTCAACAGTCAAATCCAATCTGGTGTATTTAGAAAGTGCTTCCAGGTggggaagatttgaagagcTTCAACATTGCGTATATCTTAATGCACTTCGACGACAGCAGAAACCTATCTATGGTAGTTCTCTCATTGAACGTCTAGATCTTCAACTTGATCAGCGCCCACTACAAGCGAAGCCGAAGCGACGAACCAAGTTGATAGAATGGCTGGAGGACTCTTCGCCGATTATGCGTTCAATGATTCCGACATTTACATCACGATCTCAGGCCTTACACACAACCATCCAAAAATTTGCTTGTGTAACTCCGCCTGTAGTGGCGCGAGATATGAACTCAGTCATGTTCACACCCAAGGGTGTAAGTAATTTTCAAAGCACCATCGCCACTCGAGAAACAGATCCATTTCATGAGGCACGCATGAGACTATCCATTCAATTTCCGGACAAGCGTCTTTTGCAATATGACTGCGGTAAATTGCAGACTCTGGACAAGTTATTACGCAAACTACAAGCTGGCGGACACCGAGCTCTGATCTTCACTCAAATGACAAAGGTACTTGACATTCTTGAGCAATTTCTGAATATTCACGGACACAAATACCTACGACTTGATGGAGCTACCAAGATTGAGCAACGACAAATTCTCACGGATCGCTTCAACAACGATACTCGAATTCTTGCTTTTATATTATCCAGTCGATCGGGCGGTCTAGGAATTAATTTGACTGGTGCGGATACTGTTATCTTCTATGATTTGGATTGGAATCCAGCCATGGACAAGCAATGTCAAGATCGTTGCCATCGTATCGGACAAACAAGAGATGTTCACATTTACCGTCTGGTCTCGGAACATACTATCGAGGCCAACATCTTACGCAAAGCAAACCAAAAGCGTATGCTCGACGATGTCGTTATTCAAGAAGGAGAGTTTACCACGGATTACTTCAACAAGATGAACGTACGAGATGTtattggagaggaagaatctGATCTTATGGATGGTGATGCAGCAGCCAATGCAGCCATGGATCGAGTTTTGGGTGGCCCTGACAATGACAAAGATGTTCGACGTGTTTTCGCTCAAGCCGAAGATCGTGAAGATGTCGCTGCAGCTCGAGTTGCCGAACGAGAAATCGATCAGACCGATGCAGCCGATTTCGATGAAAATGCCGTAACAACGTCTGCTACTCCCGGTGGAACGGGAACTCCTGCAGAAGGCGGTCCAACTCCTGGCGCCGATGGAACGCCTACCGCTGAAGACCTAAtggagattgatgaagatgagctTAATGCTTGGGGGCAGCCAGTGcaagggatggatgaataCATGCTGAAATTCATGTCTGCTCAACTAGCAAATGCACCCATTGAGTTGCCAAAGGACAAGAAGAAGGGCAAGAAGGGCAAAGACCATCGAGATCGGCATAGACGAAGATGA